The window GCAAATTCTCAGGGAATTTTGATAGAAAAATGTCTGATTGAGAATAACAAGTATTCCCTTCTTAAAGAGCTTTCCTTACCCAATAAAGGAAATCTGACTCCGCATATCGAAGGAGACACAATCTTTACGGATACATTAACAGGAATATACACTTATAACGCTGAAGTAAAACTTAGAAATAACAGAATAATAAACAACTACACAGGAGTTTATGCTTGTGGTTCATTAACCCTTTACTCTTATGGAAACTATATAAAAGACAATATTTGGCACGGTTATGATTTGGCTGTTTCAGGAAATTCAAATCTGGTTTTTGAAAAAGATACTTTCATAAATAATGGCTGGTATCCTCTTTCGTTATCAAGTTTGACAAATGAAATTTTTTTATATATAATAGAAATGTAAATTTAAAAAATGGAGGTGTGGGATGAAAAAAATATTAATAATTACATGTCTATATACAGGTTATCTTTTATCAGATAGTTTAAGTGTGCAGACTTTGAGTATTTTGCATCTTCCAGGTGATTTTGCCTATGATATATGGATTAAGGATACATTTGCTTATGTTGTGGGAGATACAGGACTTGTGGTAATAAACATTTCTGACCCTGAAAATCCTTATGTTAGAACTATCTATCCACCCGGAAGAGGAAGAGGAATTTATATAAGGGACACACTCGCCTATATAGCAAAATCAAGTGGTTATTTGGGCGTAGATAATATATCAGATCCTTTAAATCCAGTTGAAGTTGGCAGGTGTTCGACAGGGACAATAAACTTGGATGTATGGGTACAGGGCAATTTTGCTTATGTGGCAGGATACACAGGCGGTCTACGAATAATAGACATTCGCGACCCCACAAATCCTGTAGAAGTCGGTTTCAATGCTGAGAACTCTTTATAGAAAGTATATGCAAAGGACAATTTTGCATATGCGGGGAATATCGAAGGTTGTTTCTGGGCTTATGATGTGACGGATTCGTCAAATCCACAGATAATATGGGGTGATACAGCGATAGGGTTTGTTTATGGGATTGACATAACAGGTTGGTCTAATTATGTAGCAGCAGTTGGACCTGCAGAGTATGTGCCTGTAAGGGGAGGTTGTCTTTACATTTATGATGTCTCAGACCCCTATAACATTCACAGAATATACACATTTGAGGGTGATTCAACTGTCCCGGGATTTTATGCAGTTGACATTATAGAAAGTGAAAGTCTGCTTGTTACAGCAAGTCCATTGACACCGGGCTGGTCATTTGACATTAGCAACCCTTCCAATCCGGTAAGAGTTGGAAAAGGAGCGTTAGGAGATTATAGTCTTTTTGTAAAACCCGGTTATTTTTATGGGGCTGACGGTGATGCATTGGTCATAAGGGGATATGAATGGATAAACGTAAAAGAGAAATCAGAAAACAAAGTCAAATATCCTGTGTTTGATTTTGTCAATTACAAAGATAAAATAAAAATTATTTATTCATTTCCTCAAAAATCTTCATTTGAAATAAGGCTTATAGATGCATCCGGAAAAATCATCAAAGTCTTAAAGAAAGGTTTTTCAGATAAAGGGGAATTATTTATTCCTTTAAAAGATTACACTTCAGGCACATATTTTGTAGAGTTGATTTACGGAAATAAATCTTTAAGGAGAAAGATAAACATTTTAAA of the Candidatus Desulfofervidus auxilii genome contains:
- a CDS encoding right-handed parallel beta-helix repeat-containing protein, which translates into the protein ANSQGILIEKCLIENNKYSLLKELSLPNKGNLTPHIEGDTIFTDTLTGIYTYNAEVKLRNNRIINNYTGVYACGSLTLYSYGNYIKDNIWHGYDLAVSGNSNLVFEKDTFINNGWYPLSLSSLTNEIFLYIIEM
- a CDS encoding T9SS type A sorting domain-containing protein; the protein is MTDSSNPQIIWGDTAIGFVYGIDITGWSNYVAAVGPAEYVPVRGGCLYIYDVSDPYNIHRIYTFEGDSTVPGFYAVDIIESESLLVTASPLTPGWSFDISNPSNPVRVGKGALGDYSLFVKPGYFYGADGDALVIRGYEWINVKEKSENKVKYPVFDFVNYKDKIKIIYSFPQKSSFEIRLIDASGKIIKVLKKGFSDKGELFIPLKDYTSGTYFVELIYGNKSLRRKINILK